Part of the Clostridium sporogenes genome, GTAAAAGCTCCCTCTGAAGCCAAGAACTCTGTTTATGAGGAATACATTTATTAAGCTGAGGTTTACAGATATTTTTATTTAGACAGATAATAGTGGTTATTTCTCATTTAAATAGAAACTGTAAGTAATAAGATAAACATTAAGTATAGATTTGGAGGATAAAAATGGAGGAAAAAATAGATAACACAAAAGATTATGATGTTACCAAGTTAACCTCTTTGGAAAAATTAGAACCTGTAAGGGTAAGACCTGGAATGTATATAGGATCCACAGGAACCAAGGGGCTTCATCACTGTATTTGGGAGATATTAGACAATGCTATCGATGAAATTTCAAATGGATATGGAAATACTGCAGAGGTTATATTAAATAAAGACAAAAGTGTTACAGTTGTAGATAATGGAAGAGGAATTCCTACAGGTATACACCCTATAAAAAAGAAATCTGGTGTGGAGATGGTTTTTACAGAACTTCATACAGGAGGAAAGTTTAATAATTCAATATATAAAACTTCTGGAGGACTTCATGGTGTTGGAGCATCAGTAGTTAATGCTTTATCTGAGTGGACAGAGGTTGAAGTTTATCAAAATGGTAAAATATACAAACAAAGATTTGAATATGCTATAGATAAAAAGTTAAATAAAAAAATGCCAGGAACTCCTGTAACAAAACTTAAAGTTATACAAGATACAGATAAAACTGGTACAAAAGTTACTTTTAAACCAGATAAAGAAGTGTTCTCAACTATAGATTTTAAATTTGATGTTATAGATGAAAGACTACAAGAGTTAGCTTTTCAAAACAAAGGAATAACGTTAAAACTTATAGACAATAGAAAAGAAGAGCCTGAAATAAAAGAATATCATTCTGAAAGAGGACTTTTAGATTTTATAGATTATTTAAATGAAAGTAAGACCCCAATACATAATCCAGCAGTATTATTTGAGGGCGAGAAAGAAATAAATAATTTAAAAATGGAAGGAGAAATATGCTTCCAATTTACAGATTCTTCAACAGAAAATATAGCAAGTTATGTAAATAATATTCCAACCACAGAGGCGGGAACCCATGAAACAGGTTTTAAAACAGGTATGACTAGAGCTTTTAAAGAAGGAGCAAAAAAATTAAATCTTATAAAAGAAAAGGATAAAGAATTTGATGGTGATGATCTTAGAGAAGGAATTACAGCTATAGTTAGAATAAAAATAAGTAATCCTGTATTTGAAGGTCAAACAAAAACTAAGCTTGGCAATAACGAAGCTTATACCATGATGAATGATTTAGCTTATACTAAATTTTTAGAATGGATAGAAGATAATAAAGAAACCTCTACATTGATTATAAATAATGCCTTAGCTGCTGCAGCTAGAAGAGAAAAAATAAAAAAAATAAACGAAGCAGAAAAGAAAAAGATAGGTAAAGGACTAGCGCCATTAGCAGGTAAAATAGCTGTTTGTACTTTAAGAGATTCCAATGTTACAGAATTTATAGTAGTAGAAGGAGATTCTGCGGGAGGTTCTGCAAAACAAGCAAGAGATAGAAGATTTCAGAGCATAATGCCTTCTAAGGGTAAAATAATGAACACAGAAAAACAAAAAATAGAAAATGTATTAGGTAGCGAAGAATTGAAAATATTTAATACAGCTATAGGTACAGGAGTGCTAGATAATTATAAAGAGCAAGATTTAAAATATGATAAAATAATAATATTAAGTGATGCGGATGTAGATGGATATCATATTAGGACTCTATGGATGACTTATATATATAGATATATGAAATCTTTAGTGGCTAATGGACATCTTTATATAGCTATGCCACCTTTGTACAAAATTTACAAAAAAGATAAAAAAAGTGAAAAATCAATTTACTGTTATAATGATGAAGAATTAGAAAAGGCTAAAAAGCAAATTGGAAAAGGATACTTAATTCAAAGGTATAAAGGCTTAGGAGAGATGAATCCAGAACAATTATGGGAAACTACATTAAATCCTGAAACAAGAACTCTTCAAAGAATAACCATAGAAGATGCAGCAAAGGCTGAAAAGATGGTATCTTTACTTATGGGAGACGTAGTAGAACCACGAAAGAATTACTTATATAAATACGCAGAATTTTAGATAAAAGGGCTAAATAATTTATATATTTAGCCTTTGTCATGTAAATAAATATAAAAGCACAGGGAGGACTTTTGTATGGCTAAAAAAATAGTAATACCTAAAGACAACAATATAGTAGCATTTCCATTAGAAGAGGCTATGCCAGAGAATTATTTGCCTTATGCAGTAGAAGTAGCCAAGGAAAGAGCATTACCAGATGTTAGAGACGGATTAAAACCAGTACAAAGAAGAATAGTGTATGGCTCATATATGTTAAAAGCTTTTCCAGATAAACCTTATTATAAATCTGCCAGAATAGTAGGGGATATTTTGGGTAAATATCATCCTCATGGAGATTCTTCTGTTTATGATGCTATGGTAATATTAGCGCAAAATTTTACCACAAGAATGCCAATTATAGATGGGCACGGAAATTGGGGAAGTCAAGATGGGGATAGTGCAGCAGCCATGCGTTATACAGAAGCAAGGCTTACCCCTATTGCTATGGAAATGATAAGAGATATAGATAAAGATGTAGTAAATATGGTAGATAACTATTCAAATTCAGAAAAAGAACCAGAAGTATTACCAGCAAAATTTCCAAATATACTTGTAAATGGGGCCTTTGGAATAGCTGTAGGGCTAGCAACTAATATACCACCTCATAATTTAGGAGAAGTTATAGATGGAACTTTAGCTTACATAGATAAAAATGAAATAACTACTAAGGAGTTATTAAATTACATAAAGGGCCCGGATCTTCCAACAGGAGGAGTAATAATAGGTAAAAATTCCATGTTATCAGCCTATGAAACAGGAGAGGGAAGAGTAACATTAAGAGCTAAAACCACTATAGAAAAATTAGAAAATGGAAGACTAGCTATTGTAATTACAGAATTCCCTTTTAGAAAAAACAAAGCAAAACTTCTTCAATTTATATCAGAAATGACAGCAGATAAAAAACACTCTAAAGCTTTAGAAAATATTACAGATATAAGGGATGAATCTGATAGAAATGGAACAAGAGCTGTAATAGAATTCAAAAAAATAGTTACTGAGGATGTGGTAGAAAAAACTTTAAAATATTTATATAAAAAGACAGATCTACAGAGTAACATATCCTTTAACATGGTAGCCTTAGCAGATGGAAAACCTAAAACTTTAGGTTTAAAAGCTATGTTAAAATATTATGTAGAACATCAAAAGGAAGTAGTTACAAGAAAAACTAAAAGAGAATTAGAAATAGCAGAAAAAAGATTTCATATAGTAGAAGGATTTATAAAAGCTATAGGAATAATGGATGAAATCATAAAAACCATAAGAGAATCAAAATCTAAAAAAAATGCAAGGGAAAATTTAATGGAAAAGTTCTCTTTTACAGATATTCAGGCAGAGGCTATATTAGAACTTATGCTGTATAAGCTTACAGGTCTTGAAATAGTAGCCTTTGAAAAAGAATATAAAGAATTAGAAAAGCTAA contains:
- a CDS encoding DNA gyrase/topoisomerase IV subunit B, with translation MEEKIDNTKDYDVTKLTSLEKLEPVRVRPGMYIGSTGTKGLHHCIWEILDNAIDEISNGYGNTAEVILNKDKSVTVVDNGRGIPTGIHPIKKKSGVEMVFTELHTGGKFNNSIYKTSGGLHGVGASVVNALSEWTEVEVYQNGKIYKQRFEYAIDKKLNKKMPGTPVTKLKVIQDTDKTGTKVTFKPDKEVFSTIDFKFDVIDERLQELAFQNKGITLKLIDNRKEEPEIKEYHSERGLLDFIDYLNESKTPIHNPAVLFEGEKEINNLKMEGEICFQFTDSSTENIASYVNNIPTTEAGTHETGFKTGMTRAFKEGAKKLNLIKEKDKEFDGDDLREGITAIVRIKISNPVFEGQTKTKLGNNEAYTMMNDLAYTKFLEWIEDNKETSTLIINNALAAAARREKIKKINEAEKKKIGKGLAPLAGKIAVCTLRDSNVTEFIVVEGDSAGGSAKQARDRRFQSIMPSKGKIMNTEKQKIENVLGSEELKIFNTAIGTGVLDNYKEQDLKYDKIIILSDADVDGYHIRTLWMTYIYRYMKSLVANGHLYIAMPPLYKIYKKDKKSEKSIYCYNDEELEKAKKQIGKGYLIQRYKGLGEMNPEQLWETTLNPETRTLQRITIEDAAKAEKMVSLLMGDVVEPRKNYLYKYAEF